One genomic segment of Alphaproteobacteria bacterium includes these proteins:
- a CDS encoding LysR substrate-binding domain-containing protein — MADVGFEESVDSALVNNEMLSFDCFCAIPADDPLANREVVTPADLDGKPMATLFTDHPTYGQTLRAFEESGAVLNTRFETQFFMPMFTFIENGLAYSVVDPLSAEGYRIYRGDDCRVVFRPFRPKVRLMASIMTPAHRSLSTTWPRLSRRRCATKSGGWTEPSRTAPSPHSGWWPSWRGRERKRNSLDLAAAKAHIALSDTPSRSFLDRSPAHFVIWAGLFSYRQM, encoded by the coding sequence GTGGCCGACGTAGGCTTTGAGGAGAGTGTCGACTCGGCTCTTGTGAACAACGAGATGCTCTCCTTCGATTGCTTCTGCGCCATACCGGCCGACGATCCCCTGGCCAACCGCGAGGTCGTCACGCCGGCCGATCTGGATGGCAAGCCGATGGCCACGCTGTTCACCGACCACCCGACCTATGGTCAGACCTTGCGCGCCTTCGAGGAAAGCGGCGCCGTGCTCAACACACGTTTCGAGACGCAGTTTTTCATGCCCATGTTCACCTTCATCGAGAACGGCCTGGCCTATTCCGTGGTCGATCCCCTGAGCGCCGAGGGCTACCGCATCTATCGCGGCGACGACTGCCGGGTGGTCTTCCGTCCCTTCCGTCCCAAGGTTCGTCTCATGGCTTCGATCATGACGCCGGCGCATCGCTCGCTATCCACAACCTGGCCCAGGCTTTCACGGCGGCGCTGCGCAACGAAATCCGGCGGGTGGACAGAGCCCAGCCGGACGGCGCCTAGCCCGCATTCGGGCTGGTGGCCGAGTTGGAGAGGACGGGAACGAAAGCGGAATTCTCTTGACTTGGCGGCTGCGAAAGCCCATATCGCGCTCAGCGACACCCCTTCAAGGTCATTTTTGGATCGCTCGCCCGCCCATTTCGTTATCTGGGCCG